One region of Molothrus aeneus isolate 106 chromosome 1, BPBGC_Maene_1.0, whole genome shotgun sequence genomic DNA includes:
- the MC2R gene encoding adrenocorticotropic hormone receptor, translating to MTRRMSTERPSNLIKHLGQTSIPSLENMSDFSLNISDCTQVVVPEEVFFTVAAAGILENLLILIAVVRNKNLHLPMYFFICSLAISDMLGSLYKTLENIFIILCKMGYLTRHGDFEKKLDDAMDSMFILSLLGSIFSLLAIAADRYITIFYALRYHNIMTLRRALVILAIIWAFCAGSSIAIALFSYEAATVIPFTIFFPLMMFFILCLYVHMFLLARSHAKKIASLPSSTVHHRTNMKGAITLTIFLGVFLCCWAPFVLHILLARFCPHNPYCACYMSIFHVNGTLIMCNAIINPMIFAFRSPELRSTFRKMFYCPRSSCNW from the coding sequence ATGACCAGAAGAATGAGCACTGAGAGACCTTCCAACTTAATCAAACACCTAGGGCAGACAAGCATTCCATCCCTTGAAAACATGAgtgatttttcattaaatatcagTGACTGCACCCAGGTTGTGGTGCCAGAGGAAGTTTTTTTCACTGTTGCTGCCGCTGGGATACTGGAAAATCTACTTATCCTCATTGCTGTTGTGAGAAATAAGAATTTACACTTGCCCATGTACTTCTTCATTTGCAGTTTAGCCATTTCAGACATGTTAGGTAGCTTGTACAAAACTCTGGAGAACATCTTTATCATCTTGTGCAAAATGGGATACCTGACGCGTCACGGAGACTTCGAGAAAAAACTGGATGATGCCATGGATTCCATGTTCATTCTGTCTCTGCTGGGGTCTATTTTCAGCCTGCTGGCCATTGCAGCAGACAGGTACATCACTATCTTCTACGCTCTGCGGTACCACAATATCATGACACTGAGGAGGGCCTTGGTTATCCTGGCGATCATCTGGGCGTTCTGTGCCGGCAGCAGCATTGCCATCGCCCTCTTCTCCTATGAAGCAGCAACAGTCATTCCCTTCACCATCTTCTTCCCTTTGATGATGTTTTTCATACTCTGCCTCTACGTCCACATGTTCCTCCTGGCTCGATCTCACGCCAAAAAGATCGCCtcactgcccagcagcaccgTCCATCACAGAACTAACATGAAAGGCGCCATCACACTGACTATTTTCCTTGgagttttcctttgctgttgGGCCCCCTTTGTTCTTCACATCCTCTTAGCAAGGTTTTGCCCACACAACCCTTACTGTGCCTGCTACATGTCCATTTTCCACGTGAATGGGACACTCATCATGTGCAATGCCATCATCAACCCTATGATTTTTGCATTCCGAAGCCCAGAACTGCGGAGTACATTTAGGAAGATGTTCTACTGTCCCAGGTCAAGCTGCAACTGGTGA